A genomic window from Desulfobacterales bacterium includes:
- a CDS encoding diaminopimelate decarboxylase: MPMSNSFQDRLFPLLPRIVSHFKTPFHIYDEAGILETGERLRKAFSGVAGFREYYAVKALPNPKILDLMKQIGFGFDCSSIAELLLSRNTGAVGEDIMFTSNNTALNEFEAAAADGGSILNLDDISLVPKVPNMPKLICFRYNPGDRRTGNSIIGNPTEAKYGVSHAQLVDAYRAARERGGERFGLHTMLASNELNHTYMVQTAQMLLEEVERISAALGIRFEFINIGGGLGIPYRPEQTPLNLTAMGAEITACFQDFKRRNGYAPALYMESGRYMTGPHGALVVTAINRKEIYRTYIGVDACMSALMRPALYDAYHHISVLGKEQMPKTLTADVVGSLCENNDKFAVQRELPAIDDGDILILHDTGAHGHAMGFNYNGRLRPKELLLRKDGSVELIRRAETVADHFATLNFEPNVFNPVES, translated from the coding sequence ATGCCCATGTCCAACTCGTTTCAGGACCGTTTGTTCCCCTTGCTGCCGCGGATTGTCTCGCATTTTAAGACACCGTTTCATATCTATGATGAAGCCGGTATTCTGGAGACCGGTGAAAGGCTTCGAAAAGCGTTTTCAGGTGTTGCCGGTTTCCGGGAGTATTATGCCGTCAAAGCGCTGCCGAATCCGAAAATTCTTGACTTGATGAAGCAAATCGGATTCGGGTTTGATTGCAGTTCGATTGCTGAATTGCTGCTCAGTCGAAATACCGGCGCGGTCGGCGAAGATATCATGTTTACTTCCAATAATACCGCCCTGAATGAGTTCGAGGCGGCGGCGGCCGACGGCGGCAGTATCTTGAACTTAGATGATATCAGCCTGGTGCCCAAAGTGCCGAACATGCCGAAGCTGATTTGTTTTCGGTACAATCCCGGGGACCGCCGGACCGGCAATTCCATTATCGGAAATCCCACGGAGGCCAAATACGGGGTCAGCCATGCGCAATTGGTGGATGCCTATCGAGCGGCCCGGGAAAGAGGGGGCGAACGGTTCGGTCTTCACACCATGCTGGCCTCAAACGAACTGAACCACACCTATATGGTTCAGACCGCGCAAATGCTGCTCGAAGAAGTGGAACGCATATCCGCTGCCCTTGGTATTCGGTTCGAGTTCATCAATATCGGTGGCGGACTCGGCATTCCCTATCGGCCGGAGCAAACGCCATTGAATTTAACGGCCATGGGAGCGGAAATCACGGCTTGTTTTCAGGATTTTAAACGTCGCAACGGGTATGCGCCCGCGCTCTATATGGAAAGCGGGCGGTACATGACCGGCCCTCATGGCGCGCTGGTGGTAACAGCCATTAACCGGAAGGAAATTTATCGCACCTATATCGGCGTGGATGCCTGCATGTCCGCCCTGATGAGACCCGCCCTTTATGATGCGTATCACCACATCAGCGTGCTTGGCAAAGAACAGATGCCCAAAACACTCACGGCCGATGTGGTGGGCTCTCTTTGCGAGAATAATGACAAATTCGCCGTGCAAAGAGAGCTTCCCGCGATTGATGACGGAGACATTCTGATCCTTCATGACACCGGCGCCCATGGGCACGCGATGGGATTTAATTACAACGGCCGGCTGCGGCCCAAGGAGTTATTGCTCAGAAAAGACGGATCTGTTGAGCTCATCCGCCGGGCCGAAACGGTTGCGGATCATTTCGCAACGCTTAATTTCGAGCCGAATGTGTTTAATCCGGTTGAAAGTTAA
- a CDS encoding LL-diaminopimelate aminotransferase: protein MIKINENYLKLQASYLFSQIAKRVSAFQAANPEKSIIKLGIGDVTRALPPACIEAFHRAVDEMADDTRFRGYGPEQGYDFLREKIAKNDFQAYGAHIEADEVFVSDGAKCDTGNFQELFAADIRIALPDPVYPVYLDTNVMAGRTGQFEDGRFQNLIYLESTAENGFVPKLPDTPVDLIYLCFPNNPTGATISRAALTEWVDYARQHEALILFDAAYEAFIKDDTLPRSIYEIEGAGEVAVEFRSFSKTAGFTGTRCAYTVVPKACMAYDATGGKHALHAMWNRRHSTKFNGVSYPVQRAAEAVYSEEGKTQVKALIQYYMKNAALIREEIGALGYDCAGGENSPYIWIDGKRDSWEFFDLLLNTAGVVCTPGVGFGKCGQGYIRISAFNSFENVQQAMARIKSALKGE, encoded by the coding sequence ATGATCAAAATCAATGAAAATTATCTGAAGTTGCAGGCATCCTACCTTTTTTCTCAGATTGCCAAACGGGTTTCGGCGTTTCAGGCCGCAAACCCCGAAAAATCGATTATTAAACTCGGCATCGGGGATGTGACCCGGGCCTTGCCGCCCGCCTGTATCGAGGCGTTTCACCGGGCCGTGGATGAAATGGCGGATGACACGCGGTTTCGCGGGTACGGCCCGGAGCAGGGGTACGATTTTCTGCGAGAGAAGATCGCGAAAAACGATTTTCAGGCCTATGGCGCGCACATTGAAGCGGATGAGGTGTTCGTGAGCGACGGCGCCAAATGCGACACCGGCAACTTTCAGGAACTCTTTGCGGCGGATATCAGAATCGCGTTGCCGGATCCGGTTTACCCGGTCTATCTGGATACCAATGTCATGGCCGGCAGAACCGGCCAATTTGAAGACGGCCGCTTTCAGAATCTCATTTACCTGGAAAGCACGGCGGAAAACGGGTTTGTGCCGAAGCTGCCCGATACCCCCGTGGATCTGATCTACCTATGTTTTCCCAACAACCCCACGGGCGCCACGATCAGCCGGGCGGCATTAACGGAATGGGTGGATTATGCGCGGCAACACGAGGCGCTCATCCTTTTTGATGCGGCGTATGAGGCGTTCATCAAAGATGATACCCTGCCGCGCTCCATTTATGAAATTGAAGGGGCGGGGGAGGTGGCCGTGGAGTTTCGAAGCTTCTCCAAAACCGCCGGCTTTACGGGCACCCGGTGCGCCTACACCGTGGTTCCCAAAGCATGCATGGCCTATGATGCAACCGGCGGAAAACACGCGCTTCATGCCATGTGGAACCGCAGGCACAGCACCAAGTTCAACGGTGTCTCCTACCCGGTGCAGCGCGCGGCCGAAGCGGTTTACAGCGAGGAGGGAAAGACGCAAGTAAAGGCGTTGATTCAGTATTATATGAAAAATGCGGCCCTGATTCGCGAAGAGATCGGCGCGCTGGGCTATGATTGCGCCGGTGGCGAAAATTCCCCCTATATCTGGATTGACGGCAAAAGGGATTCCTGGGAATTTTTTGATCTTCTGTTAAACACGGCGGGTGTCGTTTGCACGCCCGGCGTCGGCTTCGGCAAATGTGGACAGGGGTATATCCGCATCAGCGCGTTTAACAGCTTTGAAAATGTTCAGCAGGCCATGGCCCGGATCAAAAGCGCGCTGAAAGGAGAATAA
- a CDS encoding Lrp/AsnC family transcriptional regulator, whose amino-acid sequence MIDEISFQILKILQEKARIPNVEVARLVGMAPSAVLERIRKLEKQGFIDGYEVRLNPDLLGRSLVAFVFVRVAPGPAAISYSERFSEIPEVQEVHYIAGRDGFLLKVRVADHRTLAALIQNRIGAMAGVEKTQTHMVLETFKETSRIPLDALQPAQT is encoded by the coding sequence ATGATTGACGAAATCAGCTTTCAGATTCTAAAGATACTTCAGGAAAAGGCCCGCATTCCGAACGTGGAGGTGGCCCGGCTGGTCGGTATGGCGCCATCGGCGGTTCTCGAGCGTATTCGAAAGCTTGAGAAACAAGGATTCATTGACGGGTATGAGGTTCGGCTCAATCCTGATCTTCTGGGCAGAAGCCTTGTGGCATTTGTCTTCGTTCGGGTCGCGCCCGGGCCGGCTGCGATTTCTTATAGTGAGCGATTTTCGGAAATTCCGGAAGTTCAGGAGGTTCATTATATTGCGGGCCGTGATGGCTTTTTGCTAAAGGTTCGGGTTGCGGATCACCGGACGCTGGCCGCTCTGATTCAAAACCGTATCGGTGCCATGGCGGGAGTTGAGAAGACGCAAACGCATATGGTCCTTGAAACCTTCAAAGAGACCAGCCGCATTCCATTGGACGCGTTGCAGCCCGCGCAGACGTGA
- a CDS encoding periplasmic heavy metal sensor gives MLHLTGRKIVMVASLVLTVAFSTWAFAAEESVTDAPKAGAMGYHHGGSPHGKGGPADKASGMPCGQNLSKEEMEKIQAVCERFFKDTESLRMDIKSKHLAVKSELAKAAPNGDNALALQKELSTLEAQLDQKRIVHFLEIKKISPTAAMGCMDGRMKRHMDKGPKQMSGDCPMMGGQRMGR, from the coding sequence ATGTTGCACTTAACCGGAAGAAAAATCGTAATGGTTGCGTCACTCGTATTGACGGTGGCGTTCAGTACCTGGGCATTTGCAGCGGAGGAGTCCGTAACGGACGCGCCAAAGGCCGGCGCCATGGGGTATCACCATGGCGGCTCTCCTCACGGTAAGGGCGGGCCTGCCGATAAAGCATCCGGCATGCCATGCGGACAAAATCTCAGTAAGGAAGAAATGGAAAAAATTCAAGCCGTGTGTGAACGTTTTTTTAAGGACACGGAAAGTTTGCGCATGGACATAAAATCAAAACATCTTGCCGTAAAGAGTGAATTGGCCAAGGCCGCACCGAACGGAGACAACGCTCTTGCGCTGCAAAAGGAATTATCCACCCTTGAAGCGCAACTGGATCAAAAACGCATTGTGCATTTTCTTGAAATCAAGAAAATATCCCCGACTGCCGCAATGGGTTGCATGGACGGGAGGATGAAGCGCCATATGGATAAGGGGCCGAAACAAATGAGCGGCGACTGTCCTATGATGGGCGGTCAAAGGATGGGCAGATAA
- a CDS encoding DegQ family serine endoprotease: MTRTKAVSRQVILHRATMLPILTVTLMAFFILTFYGPARAAWNDGANTPLSFKDLAEKASPAVVNIRTVKTMKGGGRVFRHFSPGPWGDNDPRKEFFERFFGPQQQQEYKQRSLGSGFIVSSDGYIVTNNHVVEDADEIRVILKDGKEYDATIEGRDSNTDLALIKIKSGDSLPNLPLGNSDHLNVGEWVVAIGSPFGLEQTVTAGIISAKGRVIGSGPYDDFLQTDASINPGNSGGPLLNMNGEVVGINTAIIASGQGIGFAIPVNMAKGIIDQLKQHGEVVRGWLGVQIQDLTEELREYYNVKDKKGALVLEVIKGDPADKAGIKAKDVISEVNGKPIESVRDLTRTIAEIPVGETAAVKVIRGGKEKMIKVHIAKREDQKASAQSSMDKTDDDLGLRVTEITPEMVSRYQLPENEGVIITQISPDSKAMQAGLQVGDVIKEINHREIKTQKDYEDALTAAESSKEISMFVRRQNAGFIVIKIRR, translated from the coding sequence ATGACAAGAACAAAAGCTGTGAGCCGGCAAGTAATTTTACACCGAGCAACGATGCTGCCGATTCTGACCGTTACTCTGATGGCGTTTTTTATTCTTACATTTTATGGACCGGCCCGGGCCGCCTGGAACGACGGGGCGAACACACCGCTAAGCTTTAAGGACCTGGCGGAAAAGGCGTCCCCCGCCGTGGTTAACATTCGAACCGTCAAAACCATGAAAGGCGGCGGCCGGGTGTTTCGCCACTTTTCCCCGGGGCCATGGGGAGATAACGACCCTCGCAAAGAATTTTTTGAGCGCTTCTTCGGCCCGCAGCAACAGCAGGAATACAAGCAAAGAAGTCTCGGCTCCGGATTCATCGTCAGCTCCGACGGGTATATCGTCACCAACAATCATGTGGTAGAGGATGCCGACGAAATCCGTGTCATATTGAAGGATGGAAAAGAATATGATGCCACTATCGAGGGAAGGGATTCCAATACGGATCTGGCGCTCATCAAAATAAAATCCGGTGATTCTCTCCCCAACCTTCCGCTGGGGAATTCCGACCACCTGAACGTCGGAGAGTGGGTCGTCGCCATCGGCAGCCCCTTCGGGCTGGAACAAACGGTTACAGCGGGCATCATCAGCGCCAAGGGCCGGGTCATCGGCTCCGGACCGTATGACGATTTTCTTCAGACGGATGCATCCATCAACCCGGGGAACAGCGGTGGGCCATTACTGAACATGAACGGAGAGGTGGTCGGTATCAACACCGCCATTATCGCCAGTGGGCAAGGTATCGGTTTTGCCATCCCGGTCAACATGGCGAAAGGTATTATTGACCAGTTAAAACAACATGGCGAAGTGGTTCGGGGCTGGCTTGGGGTTCAAATACAGGATCTTACGGAAGAGCTTCGGGAATATTACAACGTCAAGGATAAAAAGGGGGCGCTGGTGCTCGAAGTCATCAAAGGAGATCCGGCCGATAAAGCGGGTATCAAGGCCAAGGACGTTATCAGCGAAGTTAACGGAAAACCCATTGAATCCGTCCGCGATCTGACCCGAACCATCGCGGAAATTCCCGTAGGTGAAACCGCTGCGGTCAAGGTGATCAGGGGCGGGAAGGAAAAAATGATTAAGGTGCATATCGCCAAAAGAGAAGATCAAAAGGCCAGTGCCCAGTCATCCATGGATAAAACGGATGATGATTTAGGCCTCCGCGTAACGGAAATCACACCGGAAATGGTGAGTCGCTATCAATTGCCCGAAAATGAAGGCGTTATTATTACGCAGATTTCGCCGGACAGCAAGGCGATGCAAGCCGGTTTGCAGGTAGGTGATGTGATCAAGGAAATCAACCACCGTGAAATAAAAACCCAGAAAGACTACGAAGATGCCCTGACCGCTGCCGAGTCGAGCAAGGAAATCAGCATGTTTGTCCGCAGGCAAAATGCCGGCTTTATTGTCATTAAAATCCGCCGGTAG
- a CDS encoding carboxypeptidase regulatory-like domain-containing protein: MKRLTYLLVSAVMLLVADGIALAHKVNLFAYAEGGKVYTESYFPDGKPVESGKVLVYDSRDNLLLEGATDKEGLFGFAIPKVDDLNIVIEAGMGHKNSFKLKKAEVEAGK, encoded by the coding sequence ATGAAGCGTTTAACTTATCTTCTTGTTTCGGCGGTTATGCTGCTGGTGGCCGATGGCATCGCGCTGGCGCACAAGGTGAACCTTTTTGCCTACGCTGAAGGTGGGAAGGTTTACACCGAGAGCTACTTTCCGGATGGAAAACCGGTGGAAAGCGGCAAAGTGCTGGTTTATGACAGCCGGGACAATCTGCTCCTGGAAGGTGCGACCGATAAAGAGGGGCTGTTCGGGTTTGCCATTCCGAAAGTCGATGATTTGAATATAGTGATTGAAGCGGGTATGGGACACAAAAACAGCTTTAAACTGAAAAAAGCCGAAGTGGAGGCCGGGAAATGA
- a CDS encoding DUF4198 domain-containing protein yields the protein MKHSKNPILFVVIITVIWLAANQASAHFGTITPADDIVTQEDTKTLTLQVKFIHPLEGHYMEMVRPEQFGVVHDGKKADLLGTLQTAKGNGPDQKEKFTFWTTDFQIRRPGDYTFYVKPTPYWEPAEDVFIIHYTKVCVNALGLEEGWDMPVGLETEIIPFTRPYGLWTGNLFTGQVLLKGKPVPFAEVEIEYLNASPENVSAVVPPADPYVTQVVKADVNGVFSYAMPRAGWWGFAALSEADWKLKHDGQEKGVEIGAVYWVHTRDMK from the coding sequence ATGAAGCACTCAAAAAATCCCATTTTATTCGTCGTGATCATAACGGTTATATGGTTGGCTGCCAATCAGGCGTCGGCTCATTTTGGCACGATCACACCCGCTGATGACATCGTGACCCAGGAGGACACCAAAACCTTGACCCTTCAGGTCAAGTTCATTCATCCCCTGGAGGGCCATTACATGGAGATGGTCAGGCCCGAACAGTTCGGCGTGGTTCATGACGGCAAAAAGGCCGATTTGCTGGGCACGCTTCAGACTGCCAAAGGGAACGGCCCAGACCAGAAAGAAAAATTTACCTTTTGGACGACTGATTTCCAGATTCGCAGGCCCGGAGACTATACCTTCTATGTGAAACCCACGCCTTATTGGGAACCTGCCGAGGACGTCTTTATCATTCATTATACCAAGGTCTGTGTGAATGCGCTGGGGCTGGAGGAAGGATGGGATATGCCGGTGGGGTTGGAAACGGAGATCATTCCGTTTACCCGGCCATACGGGTTATGGACCGGGAATCTGTTCACCGGACAGGTACTGCTTAAGGGCAAGCCGGTTCCCTTTGCCGAGGTCGAGATCGAGTATCTGAACGCATCCCCTGAAAATGTCAGCGCTGTTGTTCCGCCGGCGGATCCTTATGTGACGCAAGTGGTCAAGGCCGATGTCAATGGCGTTTTCAGCTATGCCATGCCAAGGGCCGGCTGGTGGGGGTTTGCGGCCCTATCCGAAGCCGATTGGAAGCTGAAGCACGATGGACAGGAAAAGGGCGTTGAGATCGGTGCCGTCTATTGGGTGCATACCCGGGATATGAAATAG